A region of Argentina anserina chromosome 5, drPotAnse1.1, whole genome shotgun sequence DNA encodes the following proteins:
- the LOC126794771 gene encoding peptidyl-prolyl cis-trans isomerase CYP26-2, chloroplastic produces MLQIPKFLQSPTQCLHPPSQQPPLPITQTPGVPTSSSLPSIKHCCKLSRRELAIRSNSLLLLFLGSQSIEAFLPSKAEAEDDVVDASSNAEEQSLNVVDSSINAQEQSSNVVDGSSTAQEDSSNVVDGSSNAQEQSSDAVDASSNAPEQSSNATPTCGDKTPTTRAFLDVSIDGEPIGRIVIGLQEQDAPFGAARFRNLVSGAAGVSYRRKEFIKITPSYVQHGGVRSYGVDAELARSTGSSLAVDKLTEEWESLYEKCPGIKNKAGTVGIIVRDPSKPPPKIKLVARKGKLEIDQEEVGTAPNGTEFVISTKDSPELDASTLVVGKVLEGMDVVERLGQVKTVQENTSSPYFRVAKLIGDKRAVVAERGFNRPYAKVLVTNCGLMQ; encoded by the exons ATGTTACAAATCCCAAAATTCTTGCAGTCCCCAACTCAATGCCTTCATCCTCCATCGCAGCAACCGCCACTACCCATTACACAAACCCCAGGGGTACCTACATCTTCATCTCTTCCCTCCATCAAACACTGCTGTAAGCTATCACGTAGAGAACTTGCAATCCGGAGCAATTCTCTGTTGCTTCTCTTCCTGGGGTCGCAGAGCATTGAGGCTTTTCTACCTTCTAAAGCAGAAGCCGAGGATGATGTGGTTGATGCCAGTAGCAATGCAGAAGAACAAAGTTTGAACGTGGTTGATAGCAGTATCAACGCTCAAGAACAGAGTTCAAACGTGGTTGATGGCAGTAGCACCGCTCAAGAAGATAGTTCAAACGTGGTTGATGGCAGCAGCAACGCACAAGAACAAAGTTCAGACGCGGTCGATGCCAGTAGCAATGCACCAGAACAAAGTTCAAACGCTactcctacttgtggtgataAGACCCCAACAACGCGCGCATTTCTTGATGTATCAATCGATGGAGAGCCTATTGGCCGCATTGTCATCGGGCTTCAAGAACAGGATGCTCCGTTTGGCGCTGCTCGATTTCGGAATCTTGTCAGTGGAGCTGCTGGAGTGAGCTACAGAAGGAAagaatttataaaaattacGCCGAGCTACGTGCAACATGGTGGTGTGAGATCTTATGGTGTAGATGCTGAGCTCGCAAGGAGCACAGGAAGCAGTTTGGCAGTTGATAAGCTCACTGAAGAGTGGGAGAGTTTGTATGAAAAGTGTCCGGGCATCAAGAACAAAGCTGGCACTGTCGGCATTATAGTGAGAGACCCTTCAAAACCACCGCCGAAAATCAAGCTCGTTGCACGGAAAGGGAAGCTGGAGATTGATCAGGAGGAGGTTGGTACAGCCCCAAACGGAACAGAGTTCGTCATTTCTACCAAGGATTCACCGGAGCTCGATGCTTCGACTTTGGTGGTTGGAAAAGTTTTGGAAGGTATGGACGTTGTGGAGAGACTTGGCCAGGTTAAGACAGTTCAAGAGAACACCAGTTCACCTTACTTTAG GGTGGCCAAGTTGATTGGAGATAAGAGAGCTGTTGTGGCAGAAAGAGGATTTAACCGCCCTTACGCCAAGGTACTTGTCACAAACTGTGGCCTGATGCAGTAA
- the LOC126794764 gene encoding single-stranded DNA-binding protein, mitochondrial, giving the protein MSASSYMASLSMRLLLSRSLCHSNPTTVLSTRFCTTTTHDTSSNSSSDISDSDEPIASDLESDPTPPQPSAPYRGSIHDQPLENGVDVGIYKAILVGQVGQSPLQKTLRSGAVVTIFSVGTGGIRNNRRPFETENPSEYANRCMVQWHRVCVYPERLGTIAVQNARPGSLIYLEGNLETKIYTEPTSGLVRRVRVVAIRKNGRLVFLGKGNDAQLTVTGMRGVGYY; this is encoded by the exons ATGTCTGCTTCTTCCTACATGGCTTCTCTCTCTATGAGACTACtcctctctcgctctctctgcCACTCTAACCCCACCACCGTTCTCTCCACGCGCTTctgcaccaccaccacccacGACACCTCCTCCAACAGCTCCTCAGATATCTCCGACTCAGACGAGCCCATCGCTTCCGACCTAGAGTCCGACCCGACCCCACCACAGCCTTCGGCCCCCTACCGGGGCTCTATCCACGATCAGCCGCTCGAGAATGGCGTCGACGTCGGCATCTACAAG GCGATACTGGTGGGCCAGGTGGGGCAGAGTCCGTTGCAGAAGACACTGCGGAGTGGGGCGGTGGTGACCATTTTCTCAGTTGGGACCGGAGGGATTCGAAACAACCGGAGGCCGTTTGAGACCGAGAACCCGTCGGAGTATGCCAACCGCTGTATGGTTCAGTGGCACAGGGTGTGTGTTTATCCCGAGAGGCTCGGCACCATTGCTGTGCAGAATGCTCGACCTGG GTCGCTTATATACTTGGAAGGAAATCTAGAGACCAAAATCTACACTGAACCAACAAGTGGGCTTGTCCGACGAGTTAGAGTGGTTGCTATTCGGAAAAATG GTCGCCTTGTATTTTTGGGTAAAGGAAATGATGCTCAGCTAACTGTAACAGGGATGAGAGGTGTCGGCTACTACTGA
- the LOC126794766 gene encoding uncharacterized protein LOC126794766 — protein MDARRIIVVVEDVEAARTALKWALQNLIRFGDFITLLHVFPSSRSKNKNKTRHQRLKGFRLALSFKDICESFPNTKVEMVVTEGDEEGKKIAAMVREIGASELVLGLHDHSFLYKLAMAQSNNIANIFMNCRVLAIKQPPSSPLKINKTSAPTTAASPVLDSSTNLDFSQIDVAGLQIPDMPPPKIPYKICPDPYAIIWKSRRTRRK, from the exons ATGGATGCGAGGAGAATAATAGTGGTAGTTGAAGATGTTGAAGCAGCAAGAACAGCCCTGAAATGGGCTCTCCAGAACCTCATTCGATTTGGGGACTTCATTACTCTTCTCCATGTTTTCCCAAGTTCAagatccaagaacaagaataaaaccaggCACCAGCGCTTGAAAGGGTTCAGATTAGCCCTCTCTTTCAAAGACATATGCGAGTCCTTCCCCAAT ACGAAGGTGGAAATGGTTGTGACAGAAGGAGATGAAGAAGGGAAGAAGATTGCAGCAATGGTGAGGGAGATTGGAGCTTCTGAGCTTGTTCTCGGTCTCCATGATCACAGCTTCCTCTACAA GTTGGCAATGGCCCAAAGCAACAACATTGCAAACATCTTCATGAATTGTAGAGTCCTAGCCATCAAGCAACCACCTTCGTCACCATTGAAGATCAACAAGACCAGTGCTCCTACTACTGCAGCATCACCAGTCTTGGACAGTTCAACCAACTTAGACTTTTCGCAGATTGATGTTGCCGGTTTACA GATTCCTGATATGCCTCCACCAAAAATTCCATACAAAATCTGCCCAGACCCTTATGCCATCATCTGGAAATCAAGGAGGACAAGAAGGAAGTAG